From a single Xiphophorus maculatus strain JP 163 A unplaced genomic scaffold, X_maculatus-5.0-male Unplaced_Scaffold_BN000167F, whole genome shotgun sequence genomic region:
- the LOC102233015 gene encoding uncharacterized serine-rich protein C215.13-like, translating into MIRFDGLLKAALVTVVWVVASGNADEKLATCCEKVNRNEITEPILGFLFQKANYPCVQAIIFQTESGLYCSQVTAPWVKKKISEYRAAKALKSAASSSPPSVSLLSIITSAASAPPPSAPPPSTPPPSTPPPSSSSPFFSSASGVSSGDSFSGSEEDESFVTFMTSGSGENMLKVALVAVIMAAVSANPGEKLFSCCKKVSTAEITEPITKFEVQRPNPPCVRAVIFTTQTGHYCSHLLAPWVFQKIQELRRAKAQSSTLQVVTSTPPSSSSSSLLSIIASTAAPPSSSSPGPSSSSSSFSSSASTSAESETFSASRDQ; encoded by the exons ATGATCCGGTTTGACGGTTTGCTGAAGGCTGCGCTGGTCACCGTCGTCTGGGTGGTCGCTTCTGGAAACGCAG ATGAGAAATTAGCCACTTGCTGTGAGAAAGTGAACAGGAATGAGATCACAGAGCCGATCCTGGGATTCCTGTTCCAGAAAGCCAATTATCCGTGTGTCCAGGCCATCAT CTTTCAGACAGAAAGCGGTCTTTACTGCAGTCAGGTGACGGCTCCCTGGGTTAAAAAGAAGATCAGCGAATACAG GGCAGCGAAGGCTCTAAAGAGCGCGGCCAGTTCCTCTCCACCATCGGTCTCCCTCCTCTCCATCATCACCTCCGCCGCCTCCGCTCCGCCTCCCTCCGCTCCGCCTCCCTCCACTCCTCCTCCCTccactcctcctccttcctcttcctctcctttctTCAGCTCTGCCTCCGGGGTTTCATCCGGCGATTCGTTTTCTGGGAGCGAGGAGGACGAGAGCTTCGTGACCTTCATGACCTCCGGCTCCGGCGAAAA CATGTTGAAGGTCGCGCTGGTCGCTGTGATCATGGCGGCTGTTTCTGCAAACCCAG GTGAGAAGTTGTTTAGCTGCTGTAAGAAAGTCAGCACAGCTGAGATCACAGAGCCGATCACAAAGTTTGAGGTCCAGCGGCCGAATCCTCCGTGTGTGAGAGCCGTGAT CTTCACCACTCAGACGGGGCATTACTGCAGCCACCTTCTCGCTCCCTGGGTTTTCCAGAAGATCCAAGAACTGAG GAGAGCCAAAGCTCAGTCGTCCACTCTTCAGGTTGTCACTTCGACCcctccttcatcttcatcttcctcgCTCCTCTCCATCATTGCATCCACCGCTGCCCCTCCTTCATCATCGTCACCTGGACCGTCTTCATCGTCTTcgtctttctcctcctctgcctccacAAGCGCAGAAAGTGAGACGTTTTCTGCCTCCAGAGATCAgtag